GCCGGGAGCGCTTGCCGTCATGCAGCAGGGCGTTACCCTGCTGACCCGCCACCAGCCAGTCGCGGATCTGCGCCGCGCAGAGCTGGGCCATAAAGGACTGGTAGTCTCCGATGCCAACGCCGTCGCCCTCCATCAGCCACAGGTTCATAGCAGGCTGGGTTTCACCGTGCAGCTCAAAGCGCAGGGGATGGTTTCTTTCCGCTGCCTTCACCGGCATGAAGGGGATCTCGCGGAACATAAAGGCGTTGTCCATCTGGCTAAACAGCGTATTCACGCTATTAACCATGCCGGGAGCAGAACGCCAGTTGGTATCGAGCGTATAGTGAGCGCTGACTTCCCCACGCGCTTTCATGTAGGTGAAGATGTCCGCGCCGCGAAAGGCGTAGATCGCCTGCTTGGGATCGCCAATCAGCAGCAGCGCGGTATCCGGCTGCCGCCGCCAGATGCGGCGGAAAATACGGTACTGCTGGGGATCGGTATCCTGAAACTCATCGATCATCGCGACCGGAAAACGCTGGCGGATCGCGGTCGCCAGCGCCTCGCCGTTTTCACTGTTCAGCGCCTGGTCGAGACGGCTCAGCATGTCATCAAAGCCCAGCTCGCCGCGACGGCGTTTCTCCCGCGCTACCGCCTCGCGGATCTCCCGCATAGCGGTGGTCAGCACCAGATCGCTGAGGGTGAGCGGCTCGGCCAGCAGCCCCTCAATGGCGACAAACAGCGGGTGCTCCGGCACAACGCCGCCCGCCTTGGTGCGCGAGGTTAAAAAGGACTGGGCAAACTTCTCCAGCGCGTCCGGCAGCAGATAGCCGCGGGTCTCCTCCTGCGCCCAGGCGCTGATCTTCTCGATCCACTTGCCCTGGTTGCCCCTGTTAAACTTGCGTCGATCAATGCCTGAGTTTTCAATCAGGGGATCGAGCTCCGCTACCGCCGCAAGCCACTGCTGCTTGATGGCATCAATACGGGCGATGATTTTCGCATGGCGCGAGGCCAGAGTCTCATCCGCAGGCGGTGGGGATTTGATTACCGGTGCCTCTCCCTGCAGATAGCGGTTAATTGCGTTCAGCAACTCCAGCGGCCCCTTCCACGAGGCGTGGATCACTTCGGCAATATCACGAGGCAGCGGATAGCAGTGGCGACGCCAGAAATCGGCGCAGGCCTGCGCGCGCAGCAGGGACTCATCTTCAATCAGCTGCTGCTGGAAAAGCATGCCGGACTCAAAGGCGTTGAGGCTCAGCATGCGCTGACAGAAACCGTGGATGGTAAAGACCGCAGCCTCGTCCATCTGCCGCTCGGCCAGCATCAACCAGCTCGCCGCCTGTTGCTTATCGGGAATATCATCAAGCAGGCGAGCGTAGAGCGCATCGGCGCTGCTTTCACGCAGGCAGGCGATACGTAGCTCGTGAATGTTGCTGCGGATACGGCCGCGCAGCTCTTCGGTGGCGGCTTCGGTAAAGGTCACCACCAGCAGCTCTTCCACGGTAAGCGGACGCGAAAAGGCACTCTCGCCGCCCAGGCCCAGCAGCAGGCGCAGGTAGAGGGCGGCGATGGTGTAGGTTTTCCCGGTGCCCGCAGAGGCTTCAATCAGGCGCTCACCGCGTAAGGGTAAGCGCAGGGGGTCCAGAGTCTCAGCGGGGTTACTCATTGTTTCTCACTTATCAGGGGCAGCGTGCGCTGCAGCGCGCTGACGTTGTCCCATACCTTCCAGCCTTCAGGGTGTACATACCCGGATTTATCACTCGGTGTGCCGGAGACCTGGGACAGGATCGCCATCCCCTGCGGCTCTACCACCGCCTGGTGGAAGAAGTCGGCAAGCTTCTGCGGCGTCAGCTGTTTAATCTCAGCGACAACTTTATCACGGGAGTCAAAGCGCATATTACCCCGATCGAAATCTTTGCTGATCTGTGACGCCTCTTCACCCAGCGTTTGCGGGGCCTGAGTGACCTGAGCGATCACCGCCTGCTGCAGCTGGGCAAACTCCTCTGTGCTCATTTTACGCAGCCGCTCCTCTGCCGTTGGGAAGAAGGCCTGGTAACGCGCCCACAGCGCCGACGGCTGCTTGTCGCTGCTTTGAAGCAGGAAGCCTAAGCCCCACTGGCGGCCAACGCTCATCGGGAAGGCAAACACCGCATAACCGAGCTGCTCTTCGGTACGCAGCTGGTTGTAGAACCACGGCTGGATAATTTGCCCCAGCATCGCGCTGTAGGCCGAGCTGCTGTACTCGTCATAGCCGGGCGGGACAAACACGGCGGCCAGCGCCGAGTCGCTGGTGCTGCCTGTTTTTTCAAAGATTATCCCCTGCTTTTTGTCCACCAGTACGTCACGATTGCGGCACCACTGGTTTCCCTTCGCCGCAAGCTGATCCTGCACCTGATGGGCCAGATCTTTCGCCTGCGTCTCGCTCATATTGCCGACGATTAAGAACTCCGGACGGGCGTTGCTTTTCAGCCGATCGCGGTAGGCCATCACCTCTTTCAGGGTGATCTCCGGCAGCAGGGCCCGACGCTCTTCACGCTGGAAGTAGGGAACCTGAGAGAGCATCTGCGCCGGCATGATCGCCTGCTCGTAGGCTTTGCCCTTTTCTGCGGAGTCCATCATCTGCCCATACCAGGACTTGGCCTGCGCCAGCTGATCCTCGGTTGGCGTATAGCTGAAGTAGCCCGCCAGCAGCGCGCTGAAGAGCTGCGGCAGGCGCTGGGTATAGCCGTTGGCGTTAAGCATCAGGCCGTTATTGGCATTGGTGGAGAAGCTAATCCCGCCAACGGCGGCTTGGTTGCTGAGCTGATCCAGGGCGATCCCTGCCAGATAGTCGTTCAGGGCGAACATCACCTGGTTTTTAGCGCTGTCCATCGCCAACGGATTGCGCAGCACAACGCTAACGTCAGCCTTTGGCTCGCTGGCAAAATAGCGGCTCGGCATATAAACCACGCGCAGGGTGGGATCATCCACAATCAGTTCGGGATGGGTGTAGTTTTTCGCTGGCTTTTGCAGCGTGAAATCATCCGGAATATAGGGGTTCAGCTCCGGCAGCGTCAGCGCGATGGCGTTAGATTTCTGCTGCCAGTCGGCGAAAGTCTGGTCGCTAATCTTATCGACCTGATAAGGCGCATCGACAAAATAGGCGGTTTTATTGTGCGGCTCCTGCGGGCTGATATACCAGACGCGGGCGTTCTGCGGCGTCATCATCGCCAGACGCGCCTTAACAGCCTCGGCATCAAACTGGTCGGCAATGTTTACCGCATCGAGGGTGTGCTCAACCGGCACGCGGATCATGGTATCCGCCAGCCACTCGACGTAGTCCATATCCCGGGTAATTGAGGGGTAGCGGAAGTCGAGATCCAGCACGTGGGACAGCTCGTCAAAGTAGCGCTTGTCCACGCCCTTCTCACGCAGAAGCTGGAGATAGCTAAAAATGGCCGCAACC
Above is a genomic segment from Enterobacter sp. C2 containing:
- the ptrA gene encoding pitrilysin — its product is MPSSTWFKALVLFVAFWAPLSQADTGWQPVQETIRKSDKDTRQYQAIRLDNGMVVLLVNDPQAVKSLSALVVPVGSLQDPEAHPGLAHYLEHMTLMGSTHYPQPDNLAEFLKLHGGSHNASTAPYRTAFYLEVENDALEGAVDRLADAIASPLLDKKYAERERNAVNAELTLARSRDGMRMAQVSAETINPAHPAARFSGGNLETLSDKPGSPVQEALLAFRDKYYSANLMKAVVYSNRPLPELAAIAAKTFGRVPNKTLDLPKIDVPVVTDAQKGLILHYVPVMPRKVVRVEFRIDNNTPQFRSKTDELITYLIGNRSPGTLSDWLQQQGLVEGIRADSDPIVNGNSGVLAISATLTDKGLAHRDEVVAAIFSYLQLLREKGVDKRYFDELSHVLDLDFRYPSITRDMDYVEWLADTMIRVPVEHTLDAVNIADQFDAEAVKARLAMMTPQNARVWYISPQEPHNKTAYFVDAPYQVDKISDQTFADWQQKSNAIALTLPELNPYIPDDFTLQKPAKNYTHPELIVDDPTLRVVYMPSRYFASEPKADVSVVLRNPLAMDSAKNQVMFALNDYLAGIALDQLSNQAAVGGISFSTNANNGLMLNANGYTQRLPQLFSALLAGYFSYTPTEDQLAQAKSWYGQMMDSAEKGKAYEQAIMPAQMLSQVPYFQREERRALLPEITLKEVMAYRDRLKSNARPEFLIVGNMSETQAKDLAHQVQDQLAAKGNQWCRNRDVLVDKKQGIIFEKTGSTSDSALAAVFVPPGYDEYSSSAYSAMLGQIIQPWFYNQLRTEEQLGYAVFAFPMSVGRQWGLGFLLQSSDKQPSALWARYQAFFPTAEERLRKMSTEEFAQLQQAVIAQVTQAPQTLGEEASQISKDFDRGNMRFDSRDKVVAEIKQLTPQKLADFFHQAVVEPQGMAILSQVSGTPSDKSGYVHPEGWKVWDNVSALQRTLPLISEKQ